A window of the Candidatus Nitrosotalea okcheonensis genome harbors these coding sequences:
- a CDS encoding urease subunit gamma, giving the protein MMLTPKDFDKLYIFMIAELARKRMAKGLKLNYPEAIAIISDHIVEGAREGKSVSQLMQSGRKVLSNMDVLPGVSDMIKSVQVEATFEDGTKLVTVHDPIV; this is encoded by the coding sequence ATGATGCTTACTCCTAAAGATTTTGATAAATTGTATATTTTTATGATTGCAGAGCTTGCAAGAAAAAGAATGGCAAAGGGATTGAAACTGAATTATCCGGAAGCAATTGCTATAATATCTGATCACATTGTTGAAGGAGCAAGAGAAGGAAAATCTGTTTCTCAACTTATGCAGTCTGGCAGAAAGGTCTTGTCAAATATGGATGTTCTACCAGGAGTAAGTGATATGATAAAATCAGTTCAAGTAGAGGCAACGTTTGAAGATGGAACAAAACTTGTGACGGTACATGATCCTATAGTGTGA
- the ureB gene encoding urease subunit beta yields the protein MKPGEYLISKEPIIANVGRKIVNLKVSNTGDRPIQVGSHTHFFEVNKFLLFQREKAYGFHLNVPSGLSVRFEPGETKVVELVEYGGKKIVYGFNGLVNGELQKNKTMSLEKAKLKGFKGA from the coding sequence ATGAAACCCGGAGAATATCTCATTTCTAAAGAACCAATAATTGCTAATGTGGGAAGGAAAATTGTTAATCTTAAGGTAAGCAATACTGGAGACCGTCCAATTCAGGTAGGATCACATACTCACTTTTTTGAAGTAAACAAATTTCTTTTATTTCAAAGAGAAAAAGCCTATGGTTTTCATCTTAACGTCCCATCTGGATTGTCTGTTAGATTCGAACCAGGTGAGACAAAGGTGGTAGAACTGGTCGAGTATGGGGGCAAGAAGATTGTTTACGGTTTTAATGGTCTTGTCAACGGAGAGTTGCAGAAAAATAAAACAATGTCTTTAGAAAAAGCAAAATTAAAAGGATTCAAAGGAGCCTAG
- the ureC gene encoding urease subunit alpha yields the protein MPLTIPRKQYVDLYGPTVGDKVRLGDTDLIVEIEKDLIIYGDEIVFGGGKSVRDGMGQASGVTRKDSVDLVITNAIIMDPILGIIKADIGIKDGRIAAIGKAGNPNIMDGINMIISSGTEIIAGEHTICTPGAIDTHIHFISPQQAIEAICSGTTTMIGGGTGPADGTNATTCTPGPWNLGMMLQAIEDLPLNFGFLGKGNDALEPALMEQIESGACGLKLHEDWGSTPATIDSALKVADKTDTQVAIHSDTLNECGFVDDTIEAISGRTIHTYHTEGAGGGHAPDIMKIASEKNILPSSTNPTRPFTVNTIEEHLDMMMVCHHLNPSIPEDVAFAESRIRSETIAAEDVLHDIGALSMFSSDSQAMGRVGEVTTRLWQTADKMKKMVGRLKEESGDNDNFRVKRYLSKLTINPAITHGISDHVGSLQNGKIADIVIWTPAFFGIKPKMIIKGGFIAYSLMGDPNASIPTPEPVYYRPMFGALGRAKYATSFTFTSQLAMQNKISEKLNLQKKLLPVGRCRKISKKDMLYNDLTPKIEIDPETYVVKVNGKLATTQASEKVPLARLYNLF from the coding sequence ATGCCTCTTACAATTCCAAGAAAACAATATGTTGATTTGTATGGTCCTACAGTTGGCGACAAAGTAAGACTTGGGGACACTGATCTGATTGTTGAGATTGAAAAAGATCTGATAATCTATGGGGATGAAATAGTCTTTGGTGGAGGAAAAAGTGTACGTGATGGAATGGGACAAGCAAGTGGAGTAACTAGAAAAGATTCAGTTGATCTTGTAATTACAAACGCGATAATAATGGATCCAATTTTAGGCATAATCAAAGCTGACATTGGGATTAAGGACGGACGTATTGCTGCAATAGGAAAAGCCGGAAACCCAAACATAATGGACGGGATAAATATGATAATTTCCTCGGGTACCGAAATTATTGCAGGAGAACATACAATTTGTACTCCCGGTGCTATAGATACACACATTCATTTTATTTCCCCACAACAGGCGATCGAAGCAATTTGTAGTGGCACAACTACAATGATAGGGGGAGGAACAGGACCTGCAGATGGTACAAATGCTACTACTTGTACCCCTGGGCCTTGGAATCTGGGAATGATGTTGCAGGCTATAGAAGATCTTCCATTAAACTTTGGCTTTCTTGGAAAAGGAAATGATGCTCTGGAGCCTGCATTAATGGAACAAATCGAATCTGGAGCATGTGGGTTAAAGTTACATGAAGACTGGGGGTCTACTCCAGCTACTATAGATTCGGCATTAAAGGTGGCGGATAAGACTGATACCCAAGTTGCAATACATTCGGATACGCTAAACGAATGTGGCTTTGTTGATGATACCATTGAAGCAATTTCTGGGAGAACGATTCATACATATCATACAGAGGGTGCAGGAGGAGGTCATGCCCCAGACATAATGAAAATTGCCTCAGAGAAAAATATACTTCCATCATCAACTAATCCGACCAGACCATTTACTGTAAATACAATTGAAGAGCATCTAGATATGATGATGGTATGTCATCATCTAAACCCATCAATTCCGGAAGATGTTGCATTTGCTGAATCAAGGATAAGAAGTGAAACGATTGCAGCAGAAGATGTACTTCACGATATTGGAGCATTGAGTATGTTTTCCTCAGACTCACAAGCAATGGGTAGGGTAGGAGAAGTTACAACAAGATTGTGGCAAACTGCAGATAAAATGAAAAAAATGGTAGGCAGACTGAAAGAAGAAAGTGGAGACAATGATAATTTTAGAGTAAAGCGATATCTCTCAAAACTCACAATAAATCCCGCAATAACACACGGAATTTCTGATCATGTGGGTTCATTACAAAATGGCAAAATTGCCGATATTGTAATATGGACACCAGCCTTTTTTGGAATAAAACCAAAAATGATCATCAAAGGTGGGTTTATAGCATATTCCTTAATGGGCGATCCAAACGCATCAATTCCAACACCAGAGCCAGTTTACTATCGTCCTATGTTTGGTGCACTTGGAAGAGCCAAGTACGCAACTTCATTTACTTTTACATCGCAATTAGCTATGCAAAATAAAATATCTGAAAAGTTGAATTTGCAAAAAAAATTATTGCCAGTTGGGAGATGCCGAAAAATAAGTAAAAAAGACATGCTGTATAATGATCTCACTCCCAAAATTGAGATAGATCCAGAGACGTATGTAGTTAAAGTAAACGGAAAATTGGCAACAACACAAGCCTCTGAAAAGGTCCCACTTGCAAGGCTGTACAACCTATTTTAG
- a CDS encoding ParB/RepB/Spo0J family partition protein translates to MEFLDTSVVEKIDLKMIRPSKFLVRGEFDQKRPEIESLARSIREHGLLQPILIRPLDHGFEVVAGHRRLQACRHLRSRFISCTIREISDKQAYEIQLIENLQRQSMSPLEEAEAFRKYVDEFGWGGVTELSKKIGKSIEYVSHRMQLLKLPENVKIELVQNKISTSHAIELSTLDFDDQVGVIKEVIRDNLTIKEIRQLKSNIRSHPKENDSSYLNSVNKRDMPPPSIKLAQKISITFKITLARVDQIISEVDKIQDIENKERTKELLMDMRLRIHSMIDEIIHFKKSELNYKIK, encoded by the coding sequence GTGGAATTTTTAGACACAAGCGTTGTCGAGAAAATAGACCTTAAAATGATTCGACCTTCAAAATTTTTAGTTCGTGGTGAATTTGACCAAAAAAGACCAGAAATAGAGTCTTTGGCAAGGAGCATAAGAGAGCATGGCCTATTGCAACCTATACTGATACGGCCGCTAGATCATGGATTTGAGGTTGTAGCAGGTCACAGAAGATTGCAAGCTTGCAGACATCTTAGAAGTAGGTTTATCTCCTGTACGATACGTGAAATTTCCGATAAACAAGCATACGAAATCCAACTCATAGAAAATCTGCAGAGACAATCTATGTCTCCGTTAGAAGAAGCAGAGGCTTTTAGAAAATATGTAGATGAATTTGGATGGGGTGGTGTAACAGAACTCTCAAAGAAAATTGGAAAAAGTATTGAATATGTATCACATAGGATGCAATTACTAAAACTACCGGAAAATGTAAAAATAGAACTTGTTCAAAACAAAATAAGCACAAGTCATGCAATAGAACTCTCTACGCTTGATTTTGATGATCAAGTAGGAGTCATAAAAGAAGTAATACGAGATAATCTCACAATCAAAGAAATCCGTCAACTAAAATCAAACATTCGTTCACACCCAAAAGAGAATGATTCATCATATCTCAACTCTGTAAATAAACGAGATATGCCTCCTCCTTCAATAAAGTTGGCACAAAAAATATCTATTACATTTAAAATAACTCTTGCTAGGGTTGATCAAATAATATCTGAGGTCGATAAGATACAAGATATTGAAAACAAGGAAAGAACAAAAGAACTTTTGATGGATATGCGATTGCGTATACACTCCATGATTGATGAAATCATTCATTTTAAAAAATCCGAATTAAATTATAAAATTAAATAA
- a CDS encoding histidine kinase, which produces MDNIFAKPITDRLVIIHLLIDTIDEVILSSLSKNAKNDTREILENLMDSGYNLTESEIESRITNLEDSGVITGYTISVDLKKIPRRTIRVSLVTFRTSQHLPKRLEGLRKYLADAPFVIFSGKTRGGYDWITIQSFFNEEMADDESDIYRNLFGDIIQSYEIYDFVPMKEPSHQALTHTKREYKKFLDEWIPPFLGK; this is translated from the coding sequence ATGGACAATATCTTTGCAAAACCTATAACTGATAGATTAGTGATAATCCACCTGTTGATTGACACCATAGATGAAGTGATACTTTCTTCTCTGAGTAAAAACGCCAAAAATGACACTAGAGAAATATTGGAAAATTTGATGGATAGTGGTTATAATTTAACCGAGTCAGAGATAGAATCAAGAATTACCAATCTTGAAGATTCAGGTGTAATTACAGGGTATACAATATCAGTGGATCTTAAAAAAATACCTCGACGTACTATACGAGTATCACTTGTTACTTTTAGAACCTCACAACATCTACCAAAGAGACTAGAAGGTTTGAGAAAATATTTGGCAGATGCACCATTTGTGATTTTTTCTGGAAAAACAAGAGGAGGATATGATTGGATTACCATACAGAGCTTTTTCAATGAAGAGATGGCAGATGATGAAAGCGACATATATCGTAATTTGTTTGGAGACATAATCCAATCATATGAAATATACGATTTCGTTCCAATGAAGGAGCCTTCCCACCAAGCCCTAACACATACAAAAAGAGAATATAAGAAATTTCTTGATGAATGGATTCCACCTTTTCTTGGAAAATAA
- a CDS encoding sodium:solute symporter family transporter, whose translation MNSILSENVGYVILLGFGSMMAILVTLIVKIETRWNKIRKTFEWFNTAGRSVKTGILASSVVSAWTWAATFLQSSSVTYQYGLGGSYWYAAGASIQIVLFAILAIELKRKSATAHTFTEIINARFGSTAHKIFLFFGFLTNSIITAMLVIGGAAVLNSLTGINIYAAAFLIPVGVVIYTFFGGLRATFIAEYFNSTLIFIVILIFVTTVYFVNGNIGGISGMYEKIVHSAVIKPVAENSGGSYLTLASSGALLFGIINIVGNFGTVFVNQSYYQRAIAARPKSAVKGFLIGGLAWFSIPFTLATTLGLAAIAMGMTFSADQISMGLIAPSVASSLLGNIGAILLLTIIFTAVTSAGSAELTAVSSLFTYDVYRTYLNPSASGRQLVKISRMVILFFGCGMGLLGISIIQFGVSLQFVYLTMGIIIGSAVIPIALTLTWKKTNKIAASSGAIIGLFLGVSMWLYSAYVLFGQVSLSSTSQNIPLLLGNVISISSGGLIVFLGSLINPSNFNFKIMKQKIIVVDERIRAIIERDNDENFLKNAAKFTYRYSIVLSIVLIVVIPIPLYVSGYVFSEMSYRIWIIAGIVWVSVSTVVIIGMPIFEAKSFVKRIILSISNRFLYETRYFDEQNNKKSDNKHSGDLTNLDEYKKILVAVDGSSMSIRALRYVENYFGNLNSKIFIVYVIEWEETDEILDSVIMNKMEIEGKQMLRGILLAKHEDKYQRFVKVGDPASKIHEIAEKTETDIIVMGLKGLGNTYHEMGHVGQKVLNLTSKPVLFLK comes from the coding sequence ATGAATTCCATTCTTTCTGAGAATGTAGGGTATGTAATTCTTCTTGGATTTGGTTCGATGATGGCTATTCTAGTCACTCTGATAGTCAAGATTGAAACAAGATGGAATAAGATAAGAAAAACATTCGAATGGTTCAACACTGCGGGTAGAAGTGTAAAGACTGGAATTTTGGCATCATCCGTAGTGTCTGCATGGACCTGGGCTGCTACTTTTCTTCAATCATCTAGTGTAACATATCAATATGGCCTAGGTGGTTCCTATTGGTATGCAGCAGGTGCAAGCATACAGATTGTTCTTTTTGCCATTCTTGCAATCGAATTAAAAAGAAAATCTGCTACAGCGCATACGTTTACAGAAATTATAAACGCCAGATTTGGCTCAACTGCTCACAAGATATTTCTCTTTTTTGGATTTTTGACAAATAGCATAATTACTGCAATGCTTGTAATTGGAGGTGCGGCGGTTTTAAATTCATTAACAGGTATCAACATATACGCTGCAGCTTTTCTGATACCTGTAGGGGTTGTCATCTATACATTTTTTGGAGGTCTTAGGGCAACTTTTATTGCAGAATATTTTAACTCAACCCTAATTTTCATTGTTATCTTGATTTTTGTTACAACTGTATATTTCGTCAATGGCAATATAGGGGGTATTTCTGGAATGTATGAAAAGATAGTCCATTCAGCAGTAATCAAACCTGTTGCTGAAAATAGTGGAGGTTCCTACCTCACACTTGCCTCATCAGGAGCACTACTCTTTGGAATAATAAACATTGTAGGAAACTTTGGAACAGTATTTGTGAACCAATCCTACTATCAACGAGCTATTGCTGCTAGACCAAAGTCTGCTGTGAAGGGCTTTCTTATTGGTGGTTTAGCGTGGTTTTCTATTCCGTTTACTCTTGCAACAACACTCGGTCTTGCAGCAATAGCTATGGGAATGACGTTTTCTGCAGATCAGATAAGCATGGGTTTGATAGCCCCATCTGTAGCATCGAGTCTGCTTGGTAATATTGGCGCAATTTTACTTTTGACAATAATATTTACTGCGGTAACATCTGCAGGCTCTGCCGAATTGACTGCAGTCTCCTCGCTTTTTACCTATGATGTATATCGGACTTATCTAAATCCGTCTGCAAGCGGCAGACAACTTGTAAAAATTTCTAGAATGGTGATTCTATTTTTTGGTTGTGGAATGGGATTGTTGGGAATATCGATCATACAATTTGGGGTTAGCCTACAATTTGTCTATCTTACAATGGGAATAATCATAGGTTCAGCAGTCATACCTATCGCCTTAACTCTAACTTGGAAAAAGACTAACAAAATTGCTGCATCGTCAGGTGCAATAATTGGATTGTTTCTAGGAGTCAGTATGTGGTTATATTCAGCATATGTCTTATTTGGACAAGTATCTCTATCTTCAACTTCCCAAAACATACCACTGCTTTTAGGAAATGTTATTTCAATATCCTCTGGAGGGCTGATTGTTTTTCTTGGGAGTCTAATTAACCCATCTAATTTCAATTTCAAGATTATGAAACAAAAAATTATAGTAGTCGATGAGCGAATACGGGCTATAATTGAACGTGACAATGATGAGAATTTTCTAAAAAATGCTGCCAAATTTACCTATAGGTACAGTATTGTTCTTTCAATCGTATTGATTGTAGTTATTCCGATCCCACTTTATGTTTCAGGATATGTCTTTTCTGAAATGTCATATAGAATATGGATAATAGCTGGTATAGTCTGGGTTTCTGTTTCTACAGTAGTTATAATAGGTATGCCTATTTTTGAGGCAAAAAGTTTTGTAAAAAGAATCATTCTTTCTATTTCAAATAGATTTCTTTATGAAACCAGGTATTTTGATGAACAAAATAATAAAAAATCAGACAACAAACATTCTGGTGATTTAACAAATCTGGATGAATATAAAAAAATTCTTGTGGCAGTTGATGGATCAAGCATGTCAATTAGAGCCCTGCGTTATGTAGAAAATTATTTTGGGAATCTCAACTCGAAAATTTTCATTGTGTATGTAATCGAGTGGGAAGAAACTGACGAGATTTTGGATTCTGTCATCATGAATAAAATGGAGATAGAGGGAAAGCAGATGTTGCGTGGTATACTTTTGGCCAAACATGAAGACAAGTATCAAAGATTTGTCAAAGTTGGAGATCCTGCATCTAAAATACATGAAATTGCCGAAAAAACAGAAACCGACATAATAGTAATGGGTCTCAAAGGACTTGGAAATACATACCATGAGATGGGACATGTGGGTCAAAAGGTCTTAAATCTGACGTCAAAACCTGTGCTCTTTCTAAAATAA
- a CDS encoding P-II family nitrogen regulator, which translates to MKRIDAIIPEKNLHVVNIALKHAGITGMTIFNTKGRGELTPEPMQLGGPAGFFIPTFTETFTIMILAKDSDVESIIKSLIESASAGKIIVTNVEILIDIHKNKKNEEAL; encoded by the coding sequence GTGAAGAGAATTGATGCCATAATTCCCGAAAAAAATCTGCATGTTGTGAATATCGCATTAAAACACGCTGGCATTACTGGTATGACAATCTTTAACACAAAGGGTCGTGGTGAACTTACACCGGAACCAATGCAGTTAGGTGGACCTGCTGGATTCTTTATTCCTACATTCACTGAAACTTTCACCATTATGATTCTAGCAAAAGACAGTGATGTTGAGAGTATAATTAAATCTCTAATAGAAAGTGCAAGTGCAGGAAAGATAATTGTTACCAATGTGGAGATTTTAATAGATATTCACAAAAATAAAAAAAATGAGGAAGCGCTTTAG
- a CDS encoding sodium:solute symporter family protein, translating into MAGLIESTVLPEQVGWIIVLGFGLFFAVLVSFLIKAEKKYLGEKITSEFFATAGRTIKTGLTAAAIVSAWTWAATLLQSSSVAYKFGISGPFWYASGATIQVLLFAMLAIETKRKAPHAHTFLEIIRARYGNGGHKVFLTFALMTNMIVTAMLLLGGAAVINGLTGMDISLAAFLIPIGVIIYTLAGGLRATFIADYLHTTIIFIVLLIFVTTVYFTSGMTGGVPGMYDKLTAAAHLHPVDGNAAGAYLTMVSLGGLIFGIINIVGNFGTVFVDQAYWQRAIAAKPSSAVKGYLLGGMAWFAIPFTLATTLGLAAVAMNVDLTPQQVNLGLVAPSAAAALLGPAGAILILTMLFMAVTSAGSGELVAVSSLITYDIYRTYKNPEATGKQLLRVSHWTIGIFGVGMGALAIILLKAGLSLGYVYLAMGVIIGSAVVPIALTILWKKTNKNAAIAGAIIGLFAGLIAWFGTAMFMYGNISLDSTGKDFPMLFGNIAAILVGGFIVWIGSVVTPANFDWKRMREEITLVDEREVQYTDPKDTDPVILEKASKFSVKSGIALTLILVVGWPMPMYFSGYVFDLGFYEFWVGIAVVWAAFASGSIILLPIIEGRGGITRVLLGMAGKTNVKIIDERKRGEQSDDV; encoded by the coding sequence GTGGCAGGTTTAATCGAATCCACTGTGTTGCCAGAACAAGTTGGATGGATTATAGTGCTGGGGTTTGGTCTATTCTTCGCAGTACTTGTTTCTTTTCTGATAAAAGCAGAAAAAAAATATCTGGGAGAGAAAATCACATCTGAATTTTTTGCCACTGCTGGAAGAACAATAAAGACAGGTCTGACAGCTGCTGCAATTGTATCGGCATGGACTTGGGCTGCTACACTACTCCAGTCATCTTCAGTAGCATACAAGTTTGGCATCAGTGGACCTTTTTGGTATGCGTCTGGTGCAACTATTCAAGTATTACTTTTTGCAATGCTTGCAATAGAAACCAAGCGAAAGGCTCCTCATGCCCATACCTTCTTGGAAATAATTAGAGCGAGATATGGTAATGGTGGTCACAAAGTCTTTCTTACTTTTGCCTTGATGACAAACATGATAGTAACTGCAATGTTACTTCTTGGTGGTGCAGCTGTGATTAACGGACTCACTGGTATGGACATTTCACTGGCAGCATTTCTAATTCCTATAGGAGTGATAATATACACTCTGGCAGGTGGTTTACGTGCTACTTTTATTGCAGATTATCTTCATACTACAATTATCTTTATTGTACTTCTGATCTTTGTAACTACTGTATACTTTACCAGCGGCATGACCGGAGGAGTTCCCGGAATGTATGACAAACTCACAGCTGCTGCACATTTACATCCGGTTGACGGTAATGCAGCTGGAGCCTATCTAACAATGGTTTCACTTGGTGGATTAATCTTTGGAATAATCAACATAGTCGGTAACTTTGGTACTGTCTTTGTGGATCAAGCCTATTGGCAAAGAGCTATTGCAGCAAAGCCAAGCTCTGCTGTAAAAGGATATTTACTTGGAGGAATGGCCTGGTTTGCAATTCCATTTACCCTTGCAACAACACTTGGGTTGGCTGCTGTTGCTATGAATGTAGATCTTACACCTCAACAAGTAAATCTTGGTTTGGTTGCTCCCTCTGCAGCAGCTGCCTTGCTTGGGCCAGCAGGTGCTATACTGATCTTGACTATGTTATTCATGGCAGTAACATCTGCAGGTTCAGGAGAACTTGTAGCTGTCTCATCTTTGATTACATATGATATCTATAGAACTTACAAAAATCCGGAGGCTACGGGAAAACAATTACTCAGGGTTTCACACTGGACAATCGGAATATTTGGCGTAGGCATGGGTGCATTAGCTATCATATTATTAAAAGCTGGCTTGAGCTTAGGATATGTCTATTTGGCAATGGGTGTGATAATTGGATCCGCAGTGGTACCTATTGCATTAACAATTTTGTGGAAAAAGACAAACAAGAATGCTGCTATCGCAGGTGCCATAATAGGTCTATTTGCTGGATTGATTGCGTGGTTTGGAACTGCAATGTTCATGTATGGTAATATTTCGCTTGATAGTACTGGCAAAGATTTTCCAATGTTATTTGGAAACATCGCTGCAATACTAGTTGGTGGATTTATTGTATGGATTGGAAGTGTAGTAACGCCTGCAAACTTTGACTGGAAGAGAATGCGGGAAGAAATCACACTTGTAGATGAAAGGGAGGTACAATATACTGATCCAAAGGATACAGATCCAGTAATCCTTGAAAAAGCATCCAAGTTTAGTGTGAAGTCTGGAATCGCACTCACACTTATTCTAGTTGTTGGTTGGCCTATGCCGATGTATTTTTCTGGTTATGTCTTTGATTTGGGATTCTATGAGTTTTGGGTGGGAATTGCAGTTGTATGGGCAGCATTTGCTTCAGGATCTATAATCTTACTTCCGATAATAGAAGGAAGAGGAGGTATTACTAGAGTACTTCTAGGTATGGCAGGAAAAACAAATGTAAAAATTATAGATGAAAGAAAAAGGGGGGAACAATCTGATGATGTGTAA
- a CDS encoding Ig-like domain-containing protein, which yields MLNKHFSYALILLAGTMIFPATSSFALPAPVAKSDSYKILENGILEIPAPGILANDISNGKTLSALLVSDVKNGTLMLNANGSLVYVPDPNFHGTDIFRYVASDGTAISNVENVTISVGQIVQSPVARNDSYMINENSTLSVSGSGVLSNDTNPNDRQMQAILVTNTINGHLSLNQNGNFTYIPNSGFYGMDSFTYEASDGLVTSNVATVTIIVKETGTQSGGNPFLVLLAQIQDLISRITGIENKISTLEQQNSALDSRVNQLEQEIQKIQSNPGIINNQQNDSQGDDLNNGDNPGNGEHHDNGKHLGNGNNRKNHED from the coding sequence GTGCTAAACAAACATTTCTCGTACGCATTGATTCTCCTTGCAGGCACGATGATCTTTCCAGCAACTTCATCGTTTGCATTGCCTGCTCCTGTGGCAAAAAGTGACTCTTACAAGATTCTTGAAAATGGAATTTTGGAAATTCCTGCGCCGGGTATTCTTGCCAATGATATATCTAATGGAAAGACATTATCTGCATTACTTGTATCTGATGTGAAGAATGGTACACTGATGCTAAACGCCAATGGTAGCCTTGTTTATGTTCCTGATCCGAACTTTCACGGTACTGACATCTTTAGATATGTTGCAAGTGATGGTACTGCAATTAGCAATGTAGAAAATGTTACAATTTCAGTTGGTCAAATAGTTCAATCTCCAGTTGCACGAAATGATTCCTATATGATAAATGAAAATTCTACTCTTTCGGTAAGTGGTAGCGGGGTATTGTCAAATGATACAAATCCTAATGACAGACAGATGCAAGCTATTCTTGTGACCAATACCATTAACGGTCATTTATCACTAAACCAAAATGGAAACTTTACCTACATTCCAAACTCTGGGTTTTATGGTATGGATTCATTTACCTATGAGGCATCCGATGGACTTGTTACAAGTAATGTCGCTACTGTCACTATCATAGTAAAGGAGACAGGCACACAGTCTGGCGGAAATCCATTCCTTGTCTTGCTTGCCCAGATTCAGGACCTTATCTCTAGAATTACTGGTATTGAAAATAAGATAAGCACATTAGAGCAACAAAATAGTGCTCTAGACAGTCGTGTTAACCAACTGGAACAAGAAATACAAAAAATTCAGTCTAATCCAGGAATCATAAACAATCAACAAAATGACAGTCAAGGCGATGACCTGAATAATGGCGATAATCCAGGTAATGGTGAACATCATGATAATGGTAAACACCTAGGAAATGGCAACAATCGGAAAAATCACGAAGACTAG
- a CDS encoding type II toxin-antitoxin system RelE family toxin has protein sequence MWQIDFDSFSIEKKLKKFKSDKMVITNFKRIVVELANSENPRKMGELKHGRYRYCYGIHVTKSHTLLYRIFEEKKIIQLVDLDDHKNLYGRDNSA, from the coding sequence TTGTGGCAAATCGACTTTGATTCCTTTAGCATAGAAAAGAAACTGAAGAAATTCAAATCTGACAAGATGGTAATTACAAACTTTAAGAGGATTGTAGTTGAACTGGCCAATTCTGAAAATCCAAGAAAGATGGGAGAACTAAAACATGGAAGGTACCGCTACTGTTATGGCATCCATGTAACAAAATCGCATACGCTACTTTACAGGATCTTCGAGGAAAAGAAAATCATCCAACTAGTTGACCTTGATGACCACAAGAATCTCTATGGCAGAGACAACAGTGCATGA
- a CDS encoding Fic family protein has product MYDIKQDNNELDNQYLIDINEKILKRHTRIKKVKVYIETTKNIDLVIPKVNSVGNSGNRKEDLIEKAACIMTVIPWAQVFFDGNRRTGIIAASKFLYDNGYELEIDPDNENLELRCMLSEIKKQNKTLNQSIMKQLSFYISKRIKPL; this is encoded by the coding sequence TTGTATGACATCAAACAAGATAATAATGAACTGGATAATCAATATTTAATTGACATAAATGAGAAAATTCTCAAAAGACATACGAGAATAAAGAAAGTCAAGGTATACATCGAGACTACTAAAAATATTGATCTTGTAATTCCGAAAGTAAACAGTGTGGGTAATTCTGGAAATAGAAAAGAAGATTTGATTGAAAAAGCAGCTTGCATAATGACTGTTATTCCCTGGGCTCAAGTGTTCTTTGATGGTAATAGAAGAACTGGAATTATCGCTGCAAGTAAATTTCTATATGATAACGGATATGAATTAGAAATTGATCCAGACAACGAGAATTTGGAGTTAAGATGCATGTTAAGTGAGATCAAGAAACAAAACAAAACCTTAAACCAAAGCATTATGAAACAGTTGTCTTTTTATATTTCAAAAAGAATTAAACCATTATGA